The genomic interval AGTATGCACTGACGACTGCCATCATACAGAGTAAAATGATCCAGTTAACCACTCCATTGTGGACAGCTGGAGAAGCCACTGGCATCAAAGTACCTAAGGATCTCTCAGCATCGTAAGCGATATGCCTTACTTCGGTCCTATCGTGAAGTCCAAGGCGTTGACTGACAGAAATGTCAAAGCTTGATTGATTTTCCACCGTTAGCTGTAATAGGGGTGTGCTGTTATTGACATAATCCCCAGCATTACAGGGTGTCTTGGTGTTGACCACTGAACGCCCGCTCAAAAGTCCTATGGTGATCAAACACACGGACATTACTGTACATCCACCAATGAGCAGAGGCCTCCTGCCAACCCTATCGGCAAACACCATGGAGACCAAGGTGGCGATCACCTTGACTACCCCCAAGCCCAAGGACGCCAGCACTGCCGAGGCATTGCTCTTGAAGCCCACTGAATGAAAGATGGTTGAGGAGTAGAAGAGCACATTGGGCTGACCTGTGAACTGTTGAAAGATCACCAAGCCTAGCGCAATGGTAGTCCTAGTCCTCATGTTGTCCTTCTGTTGAAAGAGGTACAGAAAGCTGTACTGTGGGTTATCGAGTATGTTGGAAACATGTGCCGAATTCTCCACTTTGTGATTCTCAATGGAGTGAATAAGACCTCTTTGGCTTTGAGCACCTGCCCTTTGGCCTACTGCAGGTGTTCCGGCATTGGACGGGAGAAACCAAATGGAGACAAACTGAGCCAAAGTAGGCACGATGGCTAACCCAAACATATACTTCCATCCCTGCCTGGCATCCGACAGGATATAGTTTACGGCGTAAGCTCCCAGGATGCCCACGGTGATACCAACTTCGTACAGAGTCACCAAAAAACCTCTGTGCTTGGGGGTGACCATCTCCGATACAAAGATACAGCAGGACATGGAGGAGATGCACATGGCGAAGCCCACTGTGATTCTGCCCACCACCAGTGCCAAGTAAGAGTTGCTGACCAGAATCAAACTCCCGGCCAGGATGAGGACGTTGCTGTGGAGGATGGAGTTCCTCCGGCCGTAGCGGTCGATCAGCCACCCACCGACCAGGGAGGCCAGCAAGGCCCCGATCAGAAGGGCACTGACCACAGCCTCCTGCTGGACACAAGTGAGTCGGAACTCGGCCTGGAGCTGGAGGAGAGCCCCGGAGATAATCCCCAGCTCGTAGCCAAAGACCAGGCCACCAAGTGTGGACACCACACTGGAGAGGGCCAGGGTTGAGCAACCTAGGGAAGAAGAAAAAGGTTTGGAGTATATAATTATACAATTCATTATGTGAGTATAGGATTCATCTCGTTAACATTTGAATGATCCTTGGATGATGTGATACAATTGATAATGGTTTCCACAGAAGGTAAAACATATTAAGGTGCAACACTATGTAATCATTTGTGTCTATTTTCATATTACTGAATGTGTGCCTATATAGAGGACATTTAGTAAAGCAGCAAAAAAAATTGCTTATCATACATATTCTGTGTCCCATAGAAGAAACATTAACTATTCAAATGTATGTTCATGTTTGGAGAAAGGACATTAATAATTGATTATGTTCTTCATGTCCAGATATACATGTTTTATATGCAATATCTATTTCTGATTAATCTTACAAAACTCCAGGATAATGGTTGTAAACTCTACAAAGCGGTGTCTTCAATGATGATAACGTAGTTCTTTTGACACTTCTGCATATGCATAAGTATTGCATTCATGTACTATTAGGCACTACTGTACATCTACATTATTTTAGTTGTTAGTGGTTGTATATTCAGGcaaaaaatgttttatgtatTTTCTATGCCACATGGTTTTATTTCATGAAGGGGTTTTACCAATgagatgtatatatatatatatatatgtatgtacatAATTGGGTTTTATGCACATCCAATGAAATAACAGGagctggacagtagaacatagtgGCAATGTGCAAATATTTCACCTGGATTTTACAATTAGTGGTCCCATAAGTTATTTTGTGTCATTTCATAACAGCTTGCCTTGATGTTGTAAGATAATTAGGTTGAAATAATCAAAATAACTTACCCATAATATTGAGTTGCTATTCCTTCAACTAAAAACACATTTCAGTTAAAGCAAAGCTCAGTCCATGTTGACGTTTCTCGCCTCTAAAACAGAAGCAAAAATAATCCATGAAACATAAAAAATTATGTTtataaatagagaaataaaacgctTATGACCTCGCGCGCCCAAAAGGAGACGTCCTGCGGCGCATGAACAAGACAGCGAGCGCAAGAGGCGGCACAGCTCTGTAGTCATGACAACTCCCCTGTTTATGCCACTGATTTCATTAGACAAGACCACTTGAGATTGCCTCAACAAAATGCACTCTGGCCGTTAATCAGATCATTGCTCCTTTTCTGTTTGGAAAAAGCCCCTTATGCACTGGTAGCAAATGTAATATTCCTTGCAAATAGGCTGCAGAGAGGAGATGACAATGCATTGATGAATTTAACATGTCCATTCAAAATACTGCAGCAGCGTTGTTTCAATTAGAATAACGGTAATACATTAAGTACAAGGCCTTTTAATCTATTATATCCCATCTATGCTatttaatgtacagtataataaTATTATATTCCATTCCATTATATTCTGTCACCATCCAAACACCACAGTTTTATTGCATGCTCAAAACAAACAGGCCTATATGGTTCATACTAATGGCTATATGGAAAATAAGAAATACATTGAAGGTACAAAAGATTTATGATATTCACCACTATTTTACCTGTTGCCATTGTTGATGTGCTTATCAGTAAAACACCAATATGTTTTATCTTTATCATATCAGAAGTGTAAAATAAATGATTGCTTGATTGTACATTTTTGGACGGTTGGCATCCTTGCTATCATGGAATACCGTTATTGAATGTTCGCATATTAATTAATAGGCTAAAGCAGAGATACAGACTAGACAGTAGACTACATACATTAACTACACTTACCAAAATTGGTTGAAAGTTAAAATCAAAGAAG from Salvelinus alpinus chromosome 2, SLU_Salpinus.1, whole genome shotgun sequence carries:
- the slc2a10 gene encoding solute carrier family 2, facilitated glucose transporter member 10; the encoded protein is MGCSTLALSSVVSTLGGLVFGYELGIISGALLQLQAEFRLTCVQQEAVVSALLIGALLASLVGGWLIDRYGRRNSILHSNVLILAGSLILVSNSYLALVVGRITVGFAMCISSMSCCIFVSEMVTPKHRGFLVTLYEVGITVGILGAYAVNYILSDARQGWKYMFGLAIVPTLAQFVSIWFLPSNAGTPAVGQRAGAQSQRGLIHSIENHKVENSAHVSNILDNPQYSFLYLFQQKDNMRTRTTIALGLVIFQQFTGQPNVLFYSSTIFHSVGFKSNASAVLASLGLGVVKVIATLVSMVFADRVGRRPLLIGGCTVMSVCLITIGLLSGRSVVNTKTPCNAGDYVNNSTPLLQLTVENQSSFDISVSQRLGLHDRTEVRHIAYDAERSLGTLMPVASPAVHNGVVNWIILLCMMAVVSAYSIGFGPMTWLILSEIFPAAVRGRAFAFTNCFNWAANLIVTFSFLNVINVIGLSGTFLSYGLIGVGAVVFFYFMLPETKGKSLEQIDRELCLKRVHNSEECCNILSRRIASPGYQRVHIVSSATQC